From Actinomyces slackii, a single genomic window includes:
- the guaA gene encoding glutamine-hydrolyzing GMP synthase, whose translation MKETAVDLTSNQRPADMERITTPELADAFIAEATRAVRAQVGNGTVLLALSGGVDSSVVAALLIEAIGKQLVSVHVNHGLMRKGESEQVVEVFRDRLGSNLVYVDASDRFLRLLEGVTDPEAKRKLIGAEFINVFAEEAAKLDGVGFLGQGTIYPDILESDKGVKAHHNVGGLPEDMDFELVEPVKLLFKDEVRVVGKRLGLPESMVERQPFPGPGLGVRCLGAITRDRLEALREADAVVREEIEAAGQDIWQYFCVVPDMRATGVRDGERAFDWPVIIRCVNTVDAMTAEVPELGWPLMKRITARILAEVPGVCRVAYDLTPKPVGTIEWE comes from the coding sequence ATGAAGGAGACCGCAGTGGACCTCACCTCCAACCAGCGCCCCGCCGACATGGAGCGCATCACCACCCCCGAACTGGCGGACGCCTTCATCGCCGAGGCCACCCGGGCCGTGCGCGCGCAGGTCGGCAACGGCACGGTCCTGCTGGCCCTGTCCGGCGGCGTCGACTCCTCCGTCGTCGCCGCCCTGCTCATCGAGGCGATCGGCAAGCAGTTGGTCAGCGTCCACGTCAATCACGGCCTCATGCGCAAGGGTGAATCCGAGCAGGTCGTCGAGGTCTTCCGCGATCGCCTGGGCTCCAATCTCGTCTACGTCGACGCCTCAGATCGCTTCCTCCGCTTGCTGGAGGGCGTCACCGATCCTGAGGCCAAGCGCAAGCTCATCGGGGCCGAGTTCATCAACGTCTTCGCCGAGGAGGCGGCGAAGCTCGACGGTGTGGGCTTCCTGGGGCAGGGCACCATCTACCCCGACATCCTCGAGTCGGATAAGGGCGTCAAGGCTCACCACAATGTGGGCGGACTGCCCGAGGACATGGACTTCGAGTTGGTTGAGCCCGTCAAGCTGCTGTTCAAGGACGAGGTGCGCGTCGTCGGCAAGCGGCTCGGCCTGCCGGAGTCCATGGTCGAGCGCCAGCCCTTCCCCGGCCCGGGGCTCGGGGTGCGCTGCCTGGGCGCCATCACCCGCGACCGGCTGGAGGCGCTGCGCGAGGCCGACGCCGTCGTCCGCGAGGAGATCGAGGCAGCAGGCCAGGACATTTGGCAGTACTTCTGCGTCGTGCCGGACATGCGCGCCACTGGTGTGCGCGACGGCGAGCGCGCTTTCGACTGGCCCGTCATCATCCGCTGCGTCAACACGGTTGACGCCATGACGGCGGAGGTGCCCGAGCTGGGCTGGCCGCTCATGAAGCGGATCACCGCCCGTATCCTGGCTGAGGTCCCCGGCGTGTGTCGCGTGGCCTACGACCTCACCCCCAAGCCCGTGGGCACCATCGAGTGGGAATGA
- a CDS encoding Fic family protein: protein MLGVPETSSGSVLLDRLRAEKAQGIKGGIYYRLQIDLTYSSNRIEGSRLSEEQTRLIFETRTLDASGGPVRVDDVVETSNHFRAVDAVIDHAGEPLDQEALKRLHGLLKAATADAGKEWFAVGAYKRVPNEAGGQTTTAPEDVDDEIATILIGYEPERPHTLEEIVDMHVRFERIHPCQDGNGRVGRLVMLRECLASDVVPFVITDDMKAFYYRGLREWDSHPGFLLETCRAAQDRFMQYLDYFRIPYAGGAYRVQRPLDVQRRPHDRG from the coding sequence ATGCTCGGCGTCCCCGAGACCTCGTCCGGGTCCGTGCTGCTGGATCGACTGCGGGCGGAAAAGGCGCAGGGAATCAAGGGTGGGATCTACTACCGCCTTCAGATCGACCTCACCTACTCCTCAAACCGCATTGAGGGGAGCCGGCTCTCCGAGGAGCAGACCCGTCTCATCTTCGAGACCCGCACGCTCGATGCCTCTGGCGGCCCCGTGCGCGTCGACGACGTCGTGGAGACTTCCAACCACTTCCGTGCCGTCGACGCCGTCATCGACCACGCGGGTGAGCCACTCGACCAGGAAGCGCTCAAGCGCCTTCACGGCCTGCTCAAGGCCGCCACCGCAGATGCCGGCAAGGAGTGGTTCGCCGTCGGCGCTTACAAGCGGGTCCCGAACGAGGCCGGTGGCCAGACCACGACGGCGCCCGAGGATGTCGATGACGAGATCGCGACGATACTGATCGGGTACGAGCCGGAGCGCCCCCACACGCTGGAGGAGATCGTCGACATGCACGTGCGCTTCGAGCGCATTCACCCTTGTCAGGACGGTAATGGGCGGGTCGGGAGACTAGTCATGCTGAGGGAGTGTCTGGCCAGCGATGTCGTCCCCTTTGTCATCACCGACGATATGAAGGCCTTCTACTACCGGGGTCTGCGTGAATGGGACTCGCATCCGGGATTCCTCCTGGAGACCTGCCGTGCCGCGCAGGACCGTTTTATGCAGTATCTCGACTACTTCCGCATCCCCTACGCCGGAGGAGCTTATCGAGTACAGCGCCCCCTTGATGTCCAGAGGCGTCCACATGACCGAGGATGA
- a CDS encoding GNAT family N-acetyltransferase has protein sequence MAIHPSRRFKALARAVAVVGALSALALLINALTLASPLVEMLAETALLFVGNMVVALPGRQFMRGLVVHTEARRTVATSAFVVVAVAVLLADYLMVSVITNGTTSPLATVVTTIIAAGVWLTAYAVAWKPFLEQPENRYVTALVSLLLVCVSTGLLFGSMVLAAVVESTGRVVEFARFSLACVSFASAASSFSVQWDSRASGLQRQQQESLGGRTVAVREFRPGADLADAEALASAGLRLDRFSRNALESWAYGRDVLCEAIARSTHLYGAYHAGRLVGFALADRHGGTRPYARSRFALYHRAFTLLERVFQRGGGDDRYLAMREHLVSRLDPAPDAEIILLVTEPEVTGKGIGSRLLDAVESDLAGQRVFLYTDEADNHEFFANRGYRLAARETLIEEDADGETDTVCVVLVRTLPDRPDQKAPGTTRHPH, from the coding sequence GTGGCGATCCACCCCAGCAGGCGCTTCAAAGCGCTGGCCCGGGCTGTCGCCGTTGTCGGCGCGCTCAGCGCGCTCGCACTCCTGATCAACGCCCTGACACTGGCCAGCCCGCTTGTCGAGATGCTCGCCGAGACCGCACTGCTCTTCGTGGGCAATATGGTGGTTGCGCTGCCCGGCCGCCAGTTCATGCGGGGCCTTGTCGTGCACACCGAGGCCCGCCGGACGGTCGCCACCAGTGCCTTCGTCGTCGTCGCCGTTGCCGTGCTCCTTGCGGACTACCTGATGGTCAGCGTCATCACCAACGGCACAACCAGCCCTTTGGCCACAGTCGTGACGACCATCATCGCCGCAGGAGTCTGGCTCACCGCCTACGCCGTCGCCTGGAAGCCCTTCCTGGAGCAGCCCGAGAACCGCTACGTCACCGCGCTCGTGTCCCTGCTGCTCGTGTGCGTCTCCACGGGGCTGCTGTTCGGGAGCATGGTGCTGGCGGCCGTGGTGGAGAGCACGGGCCGGGTCGTCGAGTTCGCTCGGTTCTCGCTCGCCTGCGTCTCGTTCGCGTCGGCCGCCTCGTCCTTCTCGGTGCAGTGGGACTCACGCGCCTCAGGCCTCCAGCGTCAGCAGCAGGAGAGTCTTGGGGGAAGGACCGTGGCAGTCAGGGAGTTCAGGCCGGGGGCCGACCTGGCCGATGCGGAGGCGCTCGCCTCCGCGGGCCTGAGGCTCGACCGGTTCTCGAGGAACGCCCTGGAGTCCTGGGCGTATGGGCGTGACGTCCTGTGCGAGGCGATCGCCCGCTCCACGCACCTGTACGGCGCCTACCACGCCGGTAGGCTCGTCGGCTTCGCCCTGGCGGACCGGCACGGAGGGACTCGGCCCTACGCCAGGTCCCGCTTCGCCCTGTATCACCGGGCGTTCACGCTCCTTGAGCGGGTCTTTCAGCGCGGAGGCGGCGACGACAGGTACCTGGCGATGAGAGAGCACTTGGTCTCCCGACTCGACCCCGCCCCTGATGCCGAGATCATCCTTCTCGTGACGGAGCCCGAGGTCACGGGCAAGGGTATCGGCAGCAGACTGCTCGACGCGGTGGAGTCGGACCTCGCGGGGCAGCGGGTCTTCCTGTACACCGACGAAGCGGATAATCACGAGTTCTTCGCCAACCGCGGGTACAGGCTCGCGGCACGTGAGACCCTGATCGAGGAGGACGCCGACGGCGAGACCGACACCGTCTGCGTGGTGCTCGTCAGGACGTTGCCGGACCGGCCGGACCAGAAGGCTCCCGGCACCACTCGGCACCCTCACTGA
- a CDS encoding GNAT family N-acetyltransferase: MTVALVPVEEGDLVAFKRQMQEAFRLGAPDGVGEHGEVLPEEDVDESLAAAGAVALAAVVDDDVVGGAVVIIDPADGHGRLDLLYVRHGVQSRGLGQAIWQTIEARYPSVEVWETITPYADERNVHFYVNRCGFHVVEFFHQGHPDPNTPPSRPGLPQPPARMLRLEKKRMASRLCPQ, translated from the coding sequence ATGACCGTCGCTCTTGTACCGGTTGAGGAGGGCGACCTCGTCGCCTTCAAGAGGCAGATGCAGGAGGCGTTCCGGCTCGGCGCTCCCGACGGCGTGGGCGAGCACGGTGAGGTCCTGCCTGAGGAGGACGTCGACGAATCGCTCGCGGCCGCCGGCGCCGTCGCCCTGGCCGCAGTCGTGGACGACGATGTCGTCGGGGGCGCGGTGGTCATCATCGACCCCGCTGATGGCCATGGCCGCCTCGACCTGCTCTACGTCAGGCACGGCGTGCAGAGCCGCGGCCTGGGTCAGGCGATCTGGCAGACCATCGAGGCCCGCTACCCGAGCGTCGAGGTCTGGGAGACCATCACGCCCTACGCAGACGAGCGCAACGTCCACTTCTACGTCAACCGCTGCGGCTTCCACGTGGTCGAGTTCTTCCACCAGGGGCACCCCGACCCGAACACACCACCCTCACGGCCTGGTCTCCCACAGCCCCCGGCGCGAATGCTTCGCCTTGAGAAGAAGAGGATGGCGAGCCGGCTCTGCCCTCAGTGA
- a CDS encoding type II toxin-antitoxin system Phd/YefM family antitoxin, which translates to MTKQYNVTEAKARLSDLLKRVERGEEVMIARAGKPVARLLGTAGRGIGRDALDRPLGLGDI; encoded by the coding sequence ATGACCAAGCAGTACAACGTGACTGAGGCCAAAGCACGTCTCTCCGATCTCCTGAAAAGGGTGGAGCGCGGCGAGGAGGTCATGATCGCGAGGGCGGGCAAGCCTGTTGCCCGGCTCCTGGGGACCGCGGGCCGCGGGATCGGCCGCGACGCACTCGACCGGCCTCTCGGGCTCGGTGACATCTGA
- a CDS encoding ATP-binding protein, with translation MDRLVDDVLGYSGGILIEGVRACGKTMTGRQHALSEVALDSGLPQLRAALDVDPSLLLAGDAPRLIDEWQVEPSLWNLVRREIDARRRTGQFILTGSSVPAEDAARHSGAHRISRIRMRPMTLFERGRGDGSVSLESLFDGEVPTPVLGAGVGVRDALYDLVHGGWPADLDLTAAQAQRRLRDYVEDVVSIDIGRLDGEPRRDPVRMRALMRSLARHIATEASFSTIVKDVAGRSLSAETAIAYVGALRRLFIIEEQPAWAPHLRSRYAVRTSSKLHFVDPAIAAAVTATSSERLMQDLETAGLWFESQAVQHLRIFSEMCGGRLYHYRDKAGREADAIVELDDGRWAAFEVKLGQRQIPAAQASLAALVADIDTARTPPPVFTAVITADGPVMPLPDGAITFPLNALGP, from the coding sequence GTGGATCGACTTGTCGACGATGTTCTCGGCTACTCGGGTGGCATCCTTATCGAGGGCGTCCGCGCCTGTGGGAAGACCATGACCGGACGTCAGCACGCCTTGTCCGAGGTTGCGCTGGACTCCGGGCTGCCGCAGCTGCGGGCTGCCCTGGACGTTGATCCCTCGCTGCTCCTCGCTGGCGATGCGCCGCGCCTCATCGACGAGTGGCAGGTCGAGCCCTCGCTGTGGAACCTCGTGCGCAGGGAGATTGACGCGCGTCGTCGCACGGGGCAATTCATCCTCACAGGGTCGTCCGTCCCTGCTGAGGATGCTGCGCGGCACTCCGGCGCGCACCGGATCTCACGGATCCGAATGCGACCCATGACCCTGTTCGAGCGCGGCCGGGGGGACGGCAGCGTCTCTCTGGAGAGCTTGTTCGATGGCGAGGTCCCGACGCCGGTGCTCGGTGCGGGCGTCGGCGTGCGGGATGCCCTGTATGACCTGGTGCATGGAGGGTGGCCCGCAGATCTCGACCTGACCGCCGCTCAGGCGCAGCGCCGTCTGCGCGACTATGTTGAGGACGTTGTCAGTATCGATATCGGTCGCCTGGACGGTGAACCGCGGCGAGATCCCGTGCGCATGCGAGCCCTGATGCGCTCCCTGGCTCGGCACATCGCAACAGAGGCGTCTTTCAGCACCATTGTCAAGGATGTGGCTGGACGGTCCTTGAGCGCGGAAACCGCTATCGCCTATGTGGGGGCGCTCAGGCGCCTCTTCATCATCGAGGAGCAGCCTGCCTGGGCGCCGCATCTGCGGTCCCGGTACGCGGTGCGCACCTCATCCAAGCTGCACTTCGTCGACCCTGCGATCGCGGCGGCCGTGACGGCGACGTCATCGGAGCGCCTCATGCAGGACCTGGAAACCGCTGGTTTGTGGTTCGAGTCCCAGGCAGTGCAGCATCTGCGGATCTTCTCCGAGATGTGCGGCGGCCGCCTCTACCACTACCGGGACAAGGCGGGCAGGGAGGCTGACGCCATCGTGGAGCTTGATGACGGGCGCTGGGCCGCTTTCGAGGTCAAACTGGGGCAGCGCCAGATCCCTGCAGCGCAGGCCTCTCTCGCCGCCCTGGTGGCAGACATCGATACTGCGCGGACCCCTCCTCCAGTGTTCACAGCCGTCATCACCGCCGACGGCCCCGTCATGCCGCTGCCCGACGGCGCCATCACCTTCCCCCTCAACGCGCTGGGGCCGTGA
- a CDS encoding PhzF family phenazine biosynthesis protein, giving the protein MADLRQYTVHAFTREVFAGNPAAVCIMDEWIDDALMARIAKENRLSETAFAVGGGGRYRLRWFTPGGEIDLCGHATLATAAAVLRFYEQGASRIAFETLSGELVVTRADDDLLEMDFPVYDLSPAPVTDAMERALGARPVEAWMGRDLMCVLGSEEEVRDLAPDLDAIAALDGLLVHVTARGREHDCVSRTFAPKLAVDEDPVCGSGHCHIAPYWARTLGKDRLRCWQASERGGEIVCTMRGDRVALAGRTTLFAESVIHI; this is encoded by the coding sequence ATGGCCGACCTCAGGCAGTACACGGTGCACGCCTTCACACGGGAGGTCTTCGCGGGCAACCCGGCCGCGGTGTGCATCATGGACGAGTGGATCGACGACGCGCTCATGGCGCGCATCGCGAAGGAGAACCGGCTCTCCGAGACCGCCTTCGCCGTCGGGGGCGGCGGGCGCTACCGCCTGCGGTGGTTCACACCGGGCGGGGAGATCGACCTGTGCGGTCATGCCACCCTCGCAACCGCCGCCGCCGTCCTGCGCTTCTACGAGCAGGGTGCCAGCCGCATCGCCTTCGAGACCCTCAGCGGCGAACTCGTCGTGACACGCGCCGACGACGATCTGCTGGAGATGGACTTCCCCGTCTATGACCTCTCTCCCGCCCCGGTGACCGATGCCATGGAGCGAGCGCTGGGCGCACGTCCGGTGGAGGCCTGGATGGGCCGCGACCTCATGTGCGTCCTGGGCTCTGAGGAGGAGGTGCGCGACCTGGCCCCGGACCTCGACGCGATCGCCGCCCTGGACGGCCTGCTGGTGCATGTCACCGCCCGAGGTCGCGAGCACGACTGCGTATCACGCACCTTCGCGCCCAAGCTCGCCGTCGACGAGGACCCCGTGTGCGGCTCGGGGCACTGCCACATCGCCCCGTACTGGGCGCGCACGCTCGGCAAGGACCGGCTCCGCTGCTGGCAGGCCTCCGAGCGCGGCGGCGAGATCGTGTGCACGATGCGCGGCGACCGGGTGGCCCTCGCAGGCCGCACCACCCTGTTCGCGGAGTCAGTCATCCATATCTGA
- a CDS encoding protease inhibitor I42 family protein, translated as MLHPTPHVMPHAPSRRRALAVACAAPLLAVSGCELLSGAQTATRSSGTPTATRSSGTRIVPREEPTCPTEGEDRVQVSLEANHTTPYEWRYTMSTDGVLEEDCSEYLTDEHEEGMTGVGGTMIFVFRAVADGEVTITFTYASLFDDDASSSPTEPSTSPTEDAEASPQDSDDEVVYTYRVRNGVISSV; from the coding sequence ATGCTCCACCCCACGCCCCATGTCATGCCCCATGCGCCCAGCCGCCGCCGCGCACTGGCCGTTGCCTGCGCCGCACCGCTTCTCGCCGTGTCCGGGTGCGAGCTGTTGTCAGGCGCCCAGACGGCAACACGCTCATCGGGCACCCCGACTGCTACGCGCTCATCGGGCACCCGGATCGTTCCGCGCGAGGAGCCCACATGCCCGACTGAGGGCGAGGACCGGGTCCAGGTCTCCCTGGAGGCGAATCACACGACTCCCTATGAGTGGAGGTACACCATGAGCACAGACGGTGTCCTCGAGGAGGACTGCTCGGAGTACCTGACTGATGAGCATGAGGAGGGCATGACCGGCGTCGGGGGAACAATGATCTTCGTGTTCCGAGCCGTGGCGGACGGCGAGGTCACGATCACCTTCACCTACGCCTCCCTCTTCGATGACGACGCATCGTCGTCCCCCACGGAGCCCTCCACATCCCCCACCGAGGACGCGGAGGCCAGTCCACAGGACAGCGATGACGAGGTTGTCTACACCTACCGGGTCCGCAATGGGGTGATCAGCAGCGTCTGA
- a CDS encoding aldo/keto reductase, whose amino-acid sequence MEYTTLGTTDITIPRLCLGGMSFGKVFPDFHQWVIGPEETRAVIARALELGLNFIDTANVYAHGTSEEFIGSALKSLGVKREDVVLASKVYFNEGRLSRAAIEREITGTLERLGTDYLDLYIIHRFDYETPIEETMEALDSLVRAGRVRALGASAMYGYQLHSMQVVADANGWTRFASMQNHYNLLYREDERELIPVTKQFGMSLTPYSPLASGHLTRPTWDSDSVRSTTDSTMRSKYDAGRAADMPIVERVAEVAQRREVAMADVALAWHWAKGVAAPIVGCSRPSRVDDAVRALEVSLTPEEVAYLEEPYTPHELVGLIPHGQ is encoded by the coding sequence ATGGAGTACACGACGCTGGGCACCACCGACATCACGATTCCCCGCCTGTGCCTGGGCGGGATGAGCTTCGGCAAGGTCTTCCCCGACTTCCACCAGTGGGTCATCGGCCCTGAGGAGACCCGGGCCGTCATCGCCCGAGCCCTGGAGCTGGGGCTCAACTTCATCGACACCGCCAATGTCTACGCCCACGGCACCAGTGAAGAGTTCATCGGGAGCGCCCTGAAGAGCCTGGGCGTCAAGCGCGAGGACGTGGTCCTGGCCTCCAAGGTCTACTTCAACGAGGGGCGCCTGTCCAGGGCCGCCATCGAGCGGGAGATCACCGGCACCCTGGAGCGTCTGGGCACCGACTACCTGGACCTCTACATCATCCACCGCTTCGACTATGAGACCCCCATCGAGGAGACCATGGAGGCCCTGGACTCCCTGGTGCGCGCCGGCAGGGTCCGCGCGCTGGGAGCCTCGGCCATGTACGGCTACCAGCTCCACAGCATGCAGGTGGTGGCCGACGCCAACGGCTGGACGCGCTTTGCCAGCATGCAGAACCACTACAACCTGCTCTACCGGGAGGACGAGCGTGAGCTCATCCCCGTGACCAAGCAGTTCGGCATGTCGCTGACCCCCTACAGCCCTCTGGCCTCGGGCCACCTGACCCGCCCCACCTGGGACTCGGACTCGGTGCGCTCGACCACGGACAGCACCATGCGCAGCAAGTACGACGCCGGGAGAGCGGCGGATATGCCGATCGTCGAGCGCGTCGCCGAGGTCGCGCAGCGCCGCGAGGTGGCCATGGCCGACGTCGCCCTGGCCTGGCATTGGGCCAAGGGCGTGGCCGCGCCGATCGTGGGCTGCTCGCGCCCCAGCCGCGTCGACGACGCCGTGCGCGCCCTGGAGGTGAGCCTGACCCCCGAGGAGGTCGCCTACCTCGAGGAGCCCTACACCCCCCACGAGCTCGTCGGCCTCATCCCGCACGGCCAGTAG
- a CDS encoding DUF6199 family natural product biosynthesis protein, giving the protein MAAAIVVLIFVALILLWSVIDPKGMWRTTASWQFRNPEANEPSDASYALTRIGGVVGLVVCLSAAGQIANLSGDAQAEASASSTFTYINPWAPSTDDDGYAEATVEAAAVDPFPSAVNSDVGSGEPVTLFAPVLTDPQATPDSSDSSKPIGVEALYYPWLPGDHPNAFAAANVIDSKVALGTLDVAQATTVGGGEAAIGEGSAIILRLSTPVCAVTSVRVSEGDTGMSVEVSGISDPSRCGQTTEGAYVAMPLTEEQVAKARAYVAPAYHPLDDSELRYGRGYQEGEWKPTAFSARMRAELTDTWSTPEQDGELTRRVLLPWTSGL; this is encoded by the coding sequence ATGGCGGCAGCGATTGTTGTACTGATTTTCGTAGCGCTCATACTGCTGTGGTCGGTGATCGACCCCAAGGGCATGTGGAGGACCACCGCCTCCTGGCAGTTCCGCAACCCCGAGGCCAACGAGCCCTCGGATGCCTCTTACGCACTCACGCGGATCGGCGGCGTTGTAGGGCTCGTCGTCTGCCTGTCTGCCGCCGGCCAGATCGCTAACCTATCGGGCGATGCCCAGGCGGAGGCAAGCGCCTCCAGCACCTTTACCTACATCAACCCGTGGGCGCCGAGCACTGATGATGACGGCTACGCCGAGGCAACCGTGGAGGCCGCGGCCGTCGATCCCTTCCCCTCGGCCGTCAACAGTGACGTCGGCTCAGGGGAGCCGGTCACGCTCTTCGCGCCTGTGCTCACCGACCCTCAGGCGACGCCGGATTCCTCCGACTCCTCCAAGCCGATCGGCGTTGAGGCCCTGTACTACCCCTGGCTGCCCGGTGACCATCCCAATGCCTTCGCCGCTGCCAACGTCATTGACTCCAAGGTGGCCCTGGGCACGCTCGACGTCGCCCAGGCGACGACTGTCGGTGGGGGCGAGGCCGCGATCGGTGAGGGCTCGGCCATCATCCTGCGCCTGTCCACACCGGTCTGCGCCGTGACATCGGTCAGGGTCAGCGAAGGCGACACCGGGATGAGTGTCGAGGTCTCGGGGATCTCGGACCCCTCGCGCTGCGGACAGACCACCGAGGGGGCCTACGTGGCCATGCCGCTGACCGAGGAGCAGGTGGCCAAGGCGCGCGCCTACGTCGCACCGGCCTACCACCCCCTCGATGACTCCGAGCTCAGGTACGGCCGGGGCTATCAGGAAGGGGAATGGAAGCCCACGGCCTTCAGCGCG